One Eurosta solidaginis isolate ZX-2024a chromosome 5, ASM4086904v1, whole genome shotgun sequence DNA segment encodes these proteins:
- the Polr3H gene encoding DNA-directed RNA polymerase III subunit RPC8: MFVLAELKDTIRIAPDQFHLKLVEAIRDEINRKLANKVLLNLGLCIALKDIVSLKDSIILPGDGASHTEVLFRYIVFRPAIGSIVTGKIRSCSREGVHVTLGFFDDILIPPSALQHPSRFEEAEQAWVWEYPLEDGAKHDLFMDIGEPIKFRVSREIFEENSPIGPPKTDTQQSGSAAGASAGQPASTQQTEIKTPYRIVAAINESGLGVLSWWDQQNQSAEEGNDNEDEDNIEYENDEDGEGAYEE; this comes from the exons ATGTTTGTGCTCGCAGAATTGAAGGACACCATCCGAATAGCACCGgatcagtttcatttgaaattGGTGGAGGCAATTAGGGACGAGATCAACCGAAAATTGGCCAACAAA gttttattaaatttgggCCTCTGCATTGCGCTCAAAGACATCGTATCCCTTAAAGATTCAATAATCCTACCGGGGGATGGCGCTTCCCATACAGAAGTTCTCTTTCGTTATATTGTTTTTCGTCCAGCAATTGGCAGCATAGTCACTGGTAAAATACGCAGCTGCAGTCGTGAAGGTGTACACGTTACCCTTGGATTCTTCGATGATATATTAATACCGCCATCTGCATTACAACATCCTTCCCGTTTCGAGGAAGCTGAACAAGCTTGGGTATGGGAATATCCACTAGAGGATGGTGCTAAGCATGACTTATTCATGGATATAGGAGAACCAATCAAATTTCGTGTGTCACGTGAAATTTTCGAAGAAAATTCACCAATTGGACCACCAAAAACAGACACACAACAATCAGGTTCAGCAGCGGGTGCATCCGCCGGACAACCAGCATCTACACAACAAACAGAAATAAAGACTCCATACCGGATAGTg GCTGCTATTAATGAATCTGGGCTGGGTGTCTTATCCTGGTGGGATCAGCAGAATCAGAGCGCAGAGGAAGGAAATGACAACGAAGATGAGGATAATATTGAATATGAAAATGACGAAGATGGCGAGGGCGCTTATGAGGAATGA
- the RIOK1 gene encoding serine/threonine-protein kinase RIO1, which produces MQAPNLHQFSDAEEDEEVPYKNDLVNNFSKLAVKHVTFSDNKTCNVNVQYNSEDQGKEHDNEEYDCEDYDFNEESDDAYDYEETYTGYQKHNAQISLSHSSGGTAGPPNGSSQPKRVNSYQPNENILRRYSARINVEKYDPNANMSAQAANRLVSFDSHKERVRVRDKHDRATAEQVMDPRTRMILFKLLNRGFIQEINGCISTGKEANVYHAVSKNNDEYAIKIYKTSIMIFKDRDKYVSGEFRFRHGYCRHNPRKMVRTWAEKEMRNYLRMHNAGVPVPKPLLLRSHVLVMRFCGKNGWPSPKLKDVDLSSSRARELYRECVVLMWRIYNKCKLVHADLSEFNILLHDGQLIIIDVSQSVEHDHPHAFDFLRKDCANISDFFRKRSVATMTVKELFDFITDQTITEQNMEECLERISEQIKDRDFEAITAQEKIDEAVWQNTYIPKRLDEVRHFERDVDKAKKGAKQELIYGKITGFNAKLNVQDKPEILNEDKAIETKNHKNLEDNKKIIERTKKLTVDTAGTNDDGEEDDEEENSEDADESSFVNSARPRDESPDSKKARKKAIKEAKAEKRKIKVKKYVKKRKEKVASTRK; this is translated from the exons ATGCAGGCACCAAATCTTCATCAGTTCAGTGATGCTGAGGAAGACGAAGAAGTACCATATAAA AATGACTTGGTGAATAACTTTAGTAAATTAGCTGTGAAACATGTAACGTTCAGTGACAATAAAACTTGTAATGTCAATGTTCAATACAATTCCGAAGACCAGGGAAAGGAGCATGATAATGAAGAATATGATTGCGAAGACTATGACTTCAATGAAGAAAGTGACGACGCTTACGACTATGAAGAAACTTACACAGGTTATCAGAAACACAACGCGCAAATTTCACTTAGCCATTCGTCTGGCGGAACAGCTGGTCCCCCTAATGGCTCATCACAACCGAAGCGTGTAAATAGCTACCAACCTAATGAAAATATACTTAGACGCTACTCTGCGCGTATAAATGTAGAAAAGTATGATCCCAATGCAAATATGAGCGCACAAGCAGCTAATCGACTTGTGTCATTCGATAGCCATAAAGAACGTGTACGTGTGCGCGATAAGCATGATCGCGCCACTGCCGAACAAGTTATGGATCCAAGGACGCGAATGATACTTTTTAAATTGCTAAATCGTGGCTTTATACAAGAAATTAATGGTTGTATATCCACAGGCAAAGAAGCAAATGTGTATCATGCTGTGTCCAAAAATAATGATGAGTATGCCATAAAAATCTACAAAACGTCTATAATGATATTTAAAGATCGCGATAAATATGTTTCTGGCGAATTTCGTTTTCGTCATGGCTATTGCCGCCACAATCCACGTAAAATGGTACGCACTTGGGCTGAAAAAGAAATGCGCAACTATTTGCGCATGCATAATGCCGGTGTACCAGTACCCAAACCTTTACTCCTACGTTCGCATGTACTTGTGATGCGTTTCTGTGGCAAAAATGGTTGGCCGTCACCAAAATTGAAAGATGTTGACCTTAGCTCGTCCAGAGCACGTGAGTTGTACAGGGAATGCGTTGTGCTTATGTGGCGAATTTATAATAAATGCAAATTGGTGCATGCCGATTTGTCGGAATTCAATATTTTATTGCACGATGGACAACTGATCATTATTGATGTAAGCCAATCGGTGGAACATGATCATCCACATGCATTCGATTTTCTGCGTAAAGATTGCGCAAACATATCCGATTTCTTTCGAAAACGCTCGGTGGCCACAATGACCGTAAAAGAGCTATTTGATTTTATTACAGATCAAACAATTACTGAGCAAAATATGGAGGAGTGTCTTGAGCGTATATCTGAGCAGATTAAAGATCGAGATTTTGAAGCGATAACAGCCCAAGAGAAAATTGATGAAGCAGTATGGCAGAATACATATATACCAAAGCGTTTGGACGAA GTACGGCACTTTGAACGTGATGTAGACAAAGCAAAAAAAGGCGCGAAGCAAGAACTTATTTATGGCAAAATCACTGGTTTCAATGCCAAGTTAAATGTGCAAGATAAGCCAGAAATTCTTAACGAAGATAAAGCTATTGAaactaaaaatcataaaaatttggaggataacaaaaaaattattgagagAACCAAAAAACTCACCGTCGATACTGCTGGAACTAATGACGATGGGGAGGAGGATGATGAAGAGGAAAATTCAGAGGATGCGGACGAATCAAGTTTCGTCAATTCTGCGCGTCCACGAGATGAGTCCCCTGATAGCAAAAAAGCGCGCAAAAAGGCCATTAAAGAAGCAAAGGCAGAAAAAcgcaaaattaaagttaaaaagtatGTGAAGAAACGCAAAGAAAAAGTAGCAAGTACTCGCAAATAA
- the LOC137233678 gene encoding putative nuclease HARBI1 isoform X1: MFSATSVAFYINEEIDETRIEAIERRKLRDASNLLEMNSTLSFHVCLNRSEGSFRARKNRTSIPNILKVCVTLRFLAQGSYQQSVGNEALVGLAQPTVSIVLTETLNALQRALCSKWIRSKYTEQEKRRAKRNFFSTSGIPGVIGCIDGTHVKIVAPEKGLQHLYYCRKGYFSINAMIMCDDLMNIKYVNAKHPGATHNSMVFQMSVLKPQLEAMYDHGEANTWLLGDAGYALTPYLLMPYRNADEGTLESMYNNRHSKARNMIEKTIGVFKSRFRCWISARALHYTPPKATLIINVCAALHNICNHYNVPYDDVEAEINQNEDSEVLEDGVNNDGTTSRQAAEQIRRSVVLCLR; the protein is encoded by the exons atGTTTTCTGCAACCTCTGTTGCCTTTTACATAAATGAAGAAATAGACGAAACTCGGATAGAGGccatagaaagaagaaaattgagagatgcttccaatcttcttgaaatgaactctacgct AAGCTTTCATGTATGCCTTAACAGAAGTGAAGGCAGTTTTCGCGCCCGAAAAAATAGGACATCGATTccaaatattttgaaagtttgtGTCACATTAAGGTTTCTTGCCCAGGGATCATATCAACAAAGTGTTGGAAATGAGGCTTTAGTTGGATTAGCTCAACCAACAGTTTCAATAGTGTTGACGGAAACACTAAATGCCTTACAAAGAGCACTCTGCAGTAAATGGATCAGATCGAAGTATACAGAGCAAGAAAAAAGGAGagctaaaagaaatttttttagtacaAGCGGGATTCCAGGCGTAATCGGATGCATTGATGGTACGCACGTTAAGATTGTGGCACCGGAGAAAGGTTTGCAACATCTTTATTACTGTCGGAAGGGATACTTCAGTATAAATGCAATGATA ATGTGCGATGATTTAATGAATATTAAGTATGTCAATGCCAAGCACCCAGGGGCCACACATAACTCCATGGTTTTTCAAATGTCTGTGCTAAAGCCACAGTTGGAAGCAATGTATGATCATGGTGAAGCTAACACTTGGTTGTTAG GTGATGCCGGTTACGCCTTGACTCCTTATTTGTTGATGCCTTACAGAAATGCTGACGAAGGTACCCTAGAGAGCATGTATAATAACCGACATTCAAAGGCTAGAAACATGATTGAAAAAACCATTGGGGTTTTTAAGAGCAGATTTAGATGTTGGATAAGTGCTAGAGCCCTTCACTACACTCCACCAAAAGCCACTTTAATTATAAATGTTTGTGCGGCTTTACACAATATATGCAACCATTACAATGTACCCTATGATGATGTGGAAGCtgaaataaatcaaaatgaaGATTCGGAAGTTCTGGAAGATGGTGTCAACAATGATGGTACTACCTCACGACAAGCAGCGGAACAAATAAGAAGAAGTGTGGTATTGTGCTTACGTTAA
- the LOC137233678 gene encoding putative nuclease HARBI1 isoform X2, with protein sequence MFSATSVAFYINEEIDETRIEAIERRKLRDASNLLEMNSTLFHVCLNRSEGSFRARKNRTSIPNILKVCVTLRFLAQGSYQQSVGNEALVGLAQPTVSIVLTETLNALQRALCSKWIRSKYTEQEKRRAKRNFFSTSGIPGVIGCIDGTHVKIVAPEKGLQHLYYCRKGYFSINAMIMCDDLMNIKYVNAKHPGATHNSMVFQMSVLKPQLEAMYDHGEANTWLLGDAGYALTPYLLMPYRNADEGTLESMYNNRHSKARNMIEKTIGVFKSRFRCWISARALHYTPPKATLIINVCAALHNICNHYNVPYDDVEAEINQNEDSEVLEDGVNNDGTTSRQAAEQIRRSVVLCLR encoded by the exons atGTTTTCTGCAACCTCTGTTGCCTTTTACATAAATGAAGAAATAGACGAAACTCGGATAGAGGccatagaaagaagaaaattgagagatgcttccaatcttcttgaaatgaactctacgct CTTTCATGTATGCCTTAACAGAAGTGAAGGCAGTTTTCGCGCCCGAAAAAATAGGACATCGATTccaaatattttgaaagtttgtGTCACATTAAGGTTTCTTGCCCAGGGATCATATCAACAAAGTGTTGGAAATGAGGCTTTAGTTGGATTAGCTCAACCAACAGTTTCAATAGTGTTGACGGAAACACTAAATGCCTTACAAAGAGCACTCTGCAGTAAATGGATCAGATCGAAGTATACAGAGCAAGAAAAAAGGAGagctaaaagaaatttttttagtacaAGCGGGATTCCAGGCGTAATCGGATGCATTGATGGTACGCACGTTAAGATTGTGGCACCGGAGAAAGGTTTGCAACATCTTTATTACTGTCGGAAGGGATACTTCAGTATAAATGCAATGATA ATGTGCGATGATTTAATGAATATTAAGTATGTCAATGCCAAGCACCCAGGGGCCACACATAACTCCATGGTTTTTCAAATGTCTGTGCTAAAGCCACAGTTGGAAGCAATGTATGATCATGGTGAAGCTAACACTTGGTTGTTAG GTGATGCCGGTTACGCCTTGACTCCTTATTTGTTGATGCCTTACAGAAATGCTGACGAAGGTACCCTAGAGAGCATGTATAATAACCGACATTCAAAGGCTAGAAACATGATTGAAAAAACCATTGGGGTTTTTAAGAGCAGATTTAGATGTTGGATAAGTGCTAGAGCCCTTCACTACACTCCACCAAAAGCCACTTTAATTATAAATGTTTGTGCGGCTTTACACAATATATGCAACCATTACAATGTACCCTATGATGATGTGGAAGCtgaaataaatcaaaatgaaGATTCGGAAGTTCTGGAAGATGGTGTCAACAATGATGGTACTACCTCACGACAAGCAGCGGAACAAATAAGAAGAAGTGTGGTATTGTGCTTACGTTAA
- the LOC137253785 gene encoding ATP-binding cassette subfamily G member 4 isoform X3, protein MGPSGAGKSSLLNALSGLRTSDVNGHIQIERKGSCYITQEDNHQTLMSVEELMMLSCNLKLPHCKRKADIITEILENLHLNHRRNVYAEKLSGGERKRLSIALELIANPKIFFLDEPTSGLDEVTAAQCIRLLRELAKQGRTIVCTIHQPSATIFNYFDSIFVLANGQCVYQGPPSAVIPFLRHVNIECPKTYSPSDYIIELCDADEGRLIPLLSELTGNGKWLYVPQQQQPQQQELQVQQLQNGINYTSIAPYSKDFHQAVRTFFVEEPKRSRMQQFFSAGTNFSTDGTLLGGVTAFYEHVKTFTKLLVTEQEGSSGFHQFCVLFKMMLVRTIRARFALVVQFLHHVLTAMCFGLIFLNLGNQGSRMFDHLKFCIGVIIIIAYTQVMVPILSYPMEIKIVRKETFNRWYKLTPYYMALSISRLPLQIILNMIMLTIIYWMTGLPAQLWRFGLFASVGIMTSLIAEGMGLAIGMTFSITNGSAVGPLTIAPLMGLAIYGFDFAAQIPYAMNLLMKFSYVRVAVVALILAVFGFDRPELECSDIYCHFGDPRVLLRFLDIENLSMWYLFMLLTVLMLFYRVLMYCSLRRRCGT, encoded by the exons CACATCCGATGTTAACGGACACATACAAATTGAACGTAAAGGTTCATGTTACATAACCCAAGAAGACAATCATCAGACACTCATGTCCGTTGAAGAGCTTATGATGCTTAGCTGTAATCTAAAGTTACCACATTGTAAGCGTAAAGCTGATATAATCACAGAAATATTAGAAAATCTACATTTGAATCATCGACGAAATGTTTATGCTGAAAAATTAAGTGGCGGTGAACGTAAACGCCTCTCAATCGCGCTCGAATTAATAGCAAATCCAAAAATATTCTTTCTTGACGAACCCACTAGTGGACTGGATGAAGTGACAGCTGCGCAATGCATACGATTATTAAGGGAATTGGCAAAACAAGGGCGCACCATCGTTTGTACAATACATCAGCCCTCAGCGACGATTTTTAATTACTTCGATAGCATTTTTGTTTTGGCAAACGGACAATGTGTCTATCAGGGACCTCCAAGTGCAGTTATACCATTTCTTCGTCATGTGAATATTGAATGTCCCAAGACGTATAGTCCATCGGATTACA TCATTGAACTTTGTGACGCAGATGAGGGAAGACTTATACCACTACTAAGCGAATTGACCGGTAATGGTAAGTGGTTATATGtaccacagcaacaacaaccacaacaacaagaaCTACAAGTTCAACAGTTACAAAATGGCATAAATTATACATCGATTGCACCATATTCCAAAGACTTCCATCAGGCGGTGCGTACTTTTTTCGTTGAGGAACCAAAACGTAGTCGCATGCAACAATTTTTTTCAGCTGGCACCAATTTTTCTACGGATGGTACTCTACTTGGCGGTGTGACTGCATTTTACGAGCATGTGAAAACCTTTACTAAACTATTGGTTACTGAACAGGAAGGCTCTTCGGGCTTCCATCAGTTCTGTGTACTCTTCAAAATGATGTTGGTGCGCACAATACGAGCTCGTTTCGCACTCGTTGTACAATTTTTACATCATGTGCTGACGGCAATGTGTTTTG GTTTGATTTTCTTAAATCTTGGTAATCAGGGGTCGCGTATGTTtgatcatttgaaattttgcattGGCGTTATAATAATTATCGCGTATACACAAGTAATGGTTCCTATATTGAGTT ATCCAATGGAAATTAAAATCGTACGGAAAGAGACCTTCAATCGTTGGTATAAGCTAACACCGTATTATATGGCTTTGAGTATTTCACGTTTGCCTTTACAG ATTATTCTAAATATGATTATGCTAACAATCATTTATTGGATGACTGGCTTACCAGCACAATTGTGGCGTTTCGGTTTATTTGCGAGTGTTGGCATAATGACTTCATTGATTGCTGAAGGCATGGGATTGGCAATTGGAATGACGTTTAGTATAACG AATGGTAGCGCTGTTGGCCCTCTAACGATCGCACCCCTTATGGGTTTGGCCATCTATGGTTTTGATTTTGCTGCACAAATTCCTTATGCAATGAATCTTCTCATGAAATTTAGTTACGTGCGTGTTGCTGTTGTGGCATTAATCCTCGCCGTTTTCGGTTTTGATCGGCCGGAATTAGAGTGCAGTGATATTTATTGTCATTTTGGTGATCCACGGGTGTTACTCAGGTTTTTAGATATAGAGAATTTATCAATGTGGTATCTTTTCATGTTGCTCACAGTTCTTATGCTATTTTATCGAGTACTTATGTATTGTAGTTTGCGCAGGCGTTGTGGTACATAA
- the LOC137253785 gene encoding ATP-binding cassette subfamily G member 4 isoform X2, with amino-acid sequence MIIVTVKVTGARHILRGVSGSFRNGQLSAIMGPSGAGKSSLLNALSGLRTSDVNGHIQIERKGSCYITQEDNHQTLMSVEELMMLSCNLKLPHCKRKADIITEILENLHLNHRRNVYAEKLSGGERKRLSIALELIANPKIFFLDEPTSGLDEVTAAQCIRLLRELAKQGRTIVCTIHQPSATIFNYFDSIFVLANGQCVYQGPPSAVIPFLRHVNIECPKTYSPSDYIIELCDADEGRLIPLLSELTGNGKWLYVPQQQQPQQQELQVQQLQNGINYTSIAPYSKDFHQAVRTFFVEEPKRSRMQQFFSAGTNFSTDGTLLGGVTAFYEHVKTFTKLLVTEQEGSSGFHQFCVLFKMMLVRTIRARFALVVQFLHHVLTAMCFGLIFLNLGNQGSRMFDHLKFCIGVIIIIAYTQVMVPILSYPMEIKIVRKETFNRWYKLTPYYMALSISRLPLQIILNMIMLTIIYWMTGLPAQLWRFGLFASVGIMTSLIAEGMGLAIGMTFSITNGSAVGPLTIAPLMGLAIYGFDFAAQIPYAMNLLMKFSYVRVAVVALILAVFGFDRPELECSDIYCHFGDPRVLLRFLDIENLSMWYLFMLLTVLMLFYRVLMYCSLRRRCGT; translated from the exons CACATCCGATGTTAACGGACACATACAAATTGAACGTAAAGGTTCATGTTACATAACCCAAGAAGACAATCATCAGACACTCATGTCCGTTGAAGAGCTTATGATGCTTAGCTGTAATCTAAAGTTACCACATTGTAAGCGTAAAGCTGATATAATCACAGAAATATTAGAAAATCTACATTTGAATCATCGACGAAATGTTTATGCTGAAAAATTAAGTGGCGGTGAACGTAAACGCCTCTCAATCGCGCTCGAATTAATAGCAAATCCAAAAATATTCTTTCTTGACGAACCCACTAGTGGACTGGATGAAGTGACAGCTGCGCAATGCATACGATTATTAAGGGAATTGGCAAAACAAGGGCGCACCATCGTTTGTACAATACATCAGCCCTCAGCGACGATTTTTAATTACTTCGATAGCATTTTTGTTTTGGCAAACGGACAATGTGTCTATCAGGGACCTCCAAGTGCAGTTATACCATTTCTTCGTCATGTGAATATTGAATGTCCCAAGACGTATAGTCCATCGGATTACA TCATTGAACTTTGTGACGCAGATGAGGGAAGACTTATACCACTACTAAGCGAATTGACCGGTAATGGTAAGTGGTTATATGtaccacagcaacaacaaccacaacaacaagaaCTACAAGTTCAACAGTTACAAAATGGCATAAATTATACATCGATTGCACCATATTCCAAAGACTTCCATCAGGCGGTGCGTACTTTTTTCGTTGAGGAACCAAAACGTAGTCGCATGCAACAATTTTTTTCAGCTGGCACCAATTTTTCTACGGATGGTACTCTACTTGGCGGTGTGACTGCATTTTACGAGCATGTGAAAACCTTTACTAAACTATTGGTTACTGAACAGGAAGGCTCTTCGGGCTTCCATCAGTTCTGTGTACTCTTCAAAATGATGTTGGTGCGCACAATACGAGCTCGTTTCGCACTCGTTGTACAATTTTTACATCATGTGCTGACGGCAATGTGTTTTG GTTTGATTTTCTTAAATCTTGGTAATCAGGGGTCGCGTATGTTtgatcatttgaaattttgcattGGCGTTATAATAATTATCGCGTATACACAAGTAATGGTTCCTATATTGAGTT ATCCAATGGAAATTAAAATCGTACGGAAAGAGACCTTCAATCGTTGGTATAAGCTAACACCGTATTATATGGCTTTGAGTATTTCACGTTTGCCTTTACAG ATTATTCTAAATATGATTATGCTAACAATCATTTATTGGATGACTGGCTTACCAGCACAATTGTGGCGTTTCGGTTTATTTGCGAGTGTTGGCATAATGACTTCATTGATTGCTGAAGGCATGGGATTGGCAATTGGAATGACGTTTAGTATAACG AATGGTAGCGCTGTTGGCCCTCTAACGATCGCACCCCTTATGGGTTTGGCCATCTATGGTTTTGATTTTGCTGCACAAATTCCTTATGCAATGAATCTTCTCATGAAATTTAGTTACGTGCGTGTTGCTGTTGTGGCATTAATCCTCGCCGTTTTCGGTTTTGATCGGCCGGAATTAGAGTGCAGTGATATTTATTGTCATTTTGGTGATCCACGGGTGTTACTCAGGTTTTTAGATATAGAGAATTTATCAATGTGGTATCTTTTCATGTTGCTCACAGTTCTTATGCTATTTTATCGAGTACTTATGTATTGTAGTTTGCGCAGGCGTTGTGGTACATAA